The genomic DNA CGAGAGTGGTGCCCTTCCTCCCTTCCCCGTGCACCAATCCGATCCGATAACCCCCGAGCCGGGCGATGCGCTTCTCCCCCAATCGCCGGCGAATCTCCGGGGGATCGCAATTTCCGGCCACCCCGTACACCGGCGCATATGCTTCCAATTCCTCGATGACCGACTCATCCACCCAGTCGCCGGCGTGCAGGATGGCGTCCGCCCGCTCGAGCCCCCGGATCAACGCCGAAGGCAAGCGCTTCGCCCGCTTGGGAATGTGCGTGTCGGAAACGATCACCACGCGCAAAAAAATCACCTCACAAAAACCGCTTCCCTGAAACTTGTATTCCGTCGCCTTATTCAGGTTTCGCCGGCCCCCATTGCAGGGAATCAAACCGCGGCGACGCCCGGAGAATATCAACTTCCCATCATCATTTCATGGAAATCTCAATCCTTTTGGATTCGCCGTGCCAGCGAGCAGCATCCAGGTTATAAACTTTTCCGGTTGTCAGCCGAACGGATCGGACGTTCCCGGGTTTTCGATCCAAAACAAACCGGATGACCTGATAGTTTTTCTTCCCTTTCCCCTCCAACCTGTGATCGGCATAACTTCGGAATTGCCGCCCGGTTGCCTGTCCGCCGCCGGACAGGACGAGGGACTGAAAAGGAGCCGGTTCCAGCCGGAGGGTGTCATCCCCCGAATTTTCAATGGAATACTCGATTTGAACAATATATGCGGTTTTATTCCCCTTCCAACCAAACGCCTTCAGATCTTCCCGAAACGGAAGGGTGATGTCAGTCACTTTGAAGATTTTGATCCTATCCAGATTGATTTTCAGGGAAGACAGATGGACCTCCTCAAAGGGATGAGCGATGTACAGGAGCTCAAAGGTGCCGAACCCGTTGATCTTCGTGATCTGTCCGGGACGAATCAACGGCTCGCTCGGGTGAATTTCTTTTTTCTTCCGGGGCTCGGGTCGATTCCCGATTTCGATCGATTGTTTTGGAAGCATCTGCGGCGTCATCGGTTCTACCTGAGAACATCCGAGAAGTGCAAAGATCAGGACAACGGAGAGGGGCAGGATCCAACCTTTCTTCATCCGATCACCTCAAGACGGGGTTCTTAACAAGGATTGTGACACATCAGGAATCCCGTGACAATCAAAGGAAAACAAGGAAATGAAGTCCCTGGCTGGTTGTGCCGCGTTGGAAGGAATACCGACCCTGTCGTCATAAAGATGAAATACCCAGACGTCGGGGTTGCAAACGGGCAGAGAAAAACCATTCAAAATCCCCGAGATCCGGATAAACCAATCCCATCCTTCCATCAAAAAAAGAAAAATCGGCGGCGAAACTGATAACGAACGGAAAAGATGTGATTAAAGTGTCGTCGCAACCGGTCAGTCAAAGTTAAACAACGTGGATAGCGGCAAAAAACCCGAGATCGGGAAAAACACCCGCAAAGATCAAAAAGGACAGCAAAAAAGGGAATCCCTCCGGGTGGAATTCCCTTTCACGTCATCTGTTCCGCATAAAAAAGCCCCTTTAAAAATAATTGCTGGTGATTCCCCCGTCGATGGTGATGATGGCACCGTTGGTCCAGTCGGACTCGTCGGAGGCGAGATAGACGGCGCAGTAGACGATGTCCTCCGGCCGTCCGAAGCGGCCGCTGGGCTGTCGGCTGAGGCGAAGGTTGCGGGCCTCCTCGTCCCGGAGGAGCCACTCGGTGAGCAGAGGGGTCTCGATCGGCCCCGGACAGATGGCGTTGGAGCGGATGCCCTTGGGCCGAAACTGGATGGCCAGGGATTTGGTCAGGGAAACGACGGCTCCCTTGGAGGCCGTGTAGGCGTCCTGGGGCACGCTGCAGCCGACGAAGGCGACGAAGGAAGCGATATTGATGATGGAGCCCTTTCCCTGTTCGATCATGGCCGGAATCACATATTTGCAGGTGAGGAAGATCCCACGCACGTTGACGGCCATCACCCGGTCCCACACCTCGACGGAGGTGTCGATCACCGAGTGATCCTCCTCGGGCATGATCCCCGCGTTGTTGTACAGGACATCCAGGTGTCCGAACCGCCGGCGGGCCTCCTCGACGGCGGT from Planifilum fimeticola includes the following:
- a CDS encoding SDR family NAD(P)-dependent oxidoreductase, whose protein sequence is MRLKDKVCIITGAGSGMGKRAAEIFAAEGAKVAVFELKETAGRSVAEAITRAGGEAAFFPCDVSDEASVRTAVEEARRRFGHLDVLYNNAGIMPEEDHSVIDTSVEVWDRVMAVNVRGIFLTCKYVIPAMIEQGKGSIINIASFVAFVGCSVPQDAYTASKGAVVSLTKSLAIQFRPKGIRSNAICPGPIETPLLTEWLLRDEEARNLRLSRQPSGRFGRPEDIVYCAVYLASDESDWTNGAIITIDGGITSNYF
- a CDS encoding metallophosphoesterase family protein produces the protein MVIVSDTHIPKRAKRLPSALIRGLERADAILHAGDWVDESVIEELEAYAPVYGVAGNCDPPEIRRRLGEKRIARLGGYRIGLVHGEGRKGTTLERAMAAFVGYTDSVGGTFSRSK